A genomic segment from Marinobacter bohaiensis encodes:
- a CDS encoding ABC transporter substrate-binding protein translates to MLFRVLPGLLCLLFAMQASAATFRVGLLHGDARIFDYELSVIRLALAHAPGQHELEVVPMPGVPQNRIFAILNQTPGPINLFFSGYSPEREQRLRQVDIPMTRGLLGVRLFAVDNARLDELSGIHSLDDLRQWRIGSGTGWPENTIMRQNGLDLKTSSYDNLWEMLNYERFDLFHRGIQEIFTELARPGRENLAVLPGVALAFRYDYFLYVARDRTDLHDILLQGLQTAYRNGAFMDNFLSHPQIRTALDQSRLQNRRLIRLALPESSALGRIPSRYWYTPNGRTASNP, encoded by the coding sequence ATGCTTTTTCGCGTATTACCGGGATTACTGTGTCTGCTGTTCGCGATGCAGGCCAGCGCCGCCACGTTTCGGGTCGGTCTGCTGCACGGGGACGCCAGGATCTTCGACTACGAGCTGTCGGTGATTCGCCTGGCCCTGGCCCATGCGCCGGGGCAGCACGAGCTGGAAGTGGTGCCCATGCCCGGCGTCCCGCAGAACCGGATCTTCGCCATCCTGAATCAGACACCCGGCCCGATTAACCTTTTCTTCAGCGGCTACAGCCCGGAGCGGGAGCAGCGTCTGCGCCAGGTGGACATCCCCATGACCCGCGGGCTGCTGGGGGTCCGGCTGTTCGCCGTGGACAACGCGCGCCTGGACGAGCTGAGCGGCATCCACAGCCTCGACGATCTGCGCCAGTGGCGCATCGGTTCGGGGACCGGCTGGCCGGAGAATACGATCATGCGCCAGAACGGTCTCGACCTGAAAACCAGCAGCTACGACAACCTCTGGGAGATGCTCAACTACGAGCGCTTTGACCTGTTCCACCGGGGCATCCAGGAGATTTTCACCGAGCTGGCCCGCCCCGGCCGCGAAAACCTGGCGGTTCTGCCCGGCGTCGCCCTGGCCTTTCGCTACGACTATTTCCTCTACGTCGCCCGGGATCGAACCGACCTGCACGACATTCTGCTCCAGGGGTTACAGACGGCCTATCGCAACGGCGCCTTCATGGACAACTTCCTGTCCCACCCGCAGATTCGTACCGCCCTTGACCAGAGCCGCCTGCAGAACCGGCGGCTCATCCGCCTGGCGCTGCCGGAATCCAGCGCGCTGGGGCGGATTCCGTCCCGCTACTGGTACACCCCCAACGGGCGAACGGCCAGCAATCCCTAG
- a CDS encoding OmpW/AlkL family protein gives MHRKTRYARLAGGLLLPTLAFSTLSAIPTLALAHQAGDLIVRGGAALVDPQESSGDVHVGGTRLDGWEVGVDSDTQFGLTVSYMFTDHVGIGLLAATPFQHDINGAGDALAGAGKLADIKHLPPTLTLQYFPLDKASAVQPYVGVGVNYTTFFDEQTTDTLTNALGAASTDIDLDDSVGLAAELGLDWMLTDHVGVNAAVWYADIDTEATIKAYDSSGAKVATGKVDVDIDPFVYMVGLSYRF, from the coding sequence ATGCATCGCAAGACCCGTTACGCCCGGCTCGCCGGCGGCCTGTTGCTCCCCACACTCGCATTCTCCACACTTTCCGCAATCCCCACGCTCGCCCTGGCCCACCAGGCGGGCGATCTGATCGTGCGCGGCGGTGCGGCCCTGGTGGACCCGCAGGAATCCAGCGGTGACGTCCACGTCGGCGGCACGCGCCTGGATGGCTGGGAAGTTGGCGTCGATTCCGATACCCAGTTCGGCCTCACCGTCAGCTACATGTTCACCGACCACGTCGGCATCGGCCTGCTGGCCGCCACGCCGTTCCAGCACGACATCAACGGCGCCGGTGATGCGCTGGCGGGCGCGGGCAAACTGGCGGACATCAAGCACCTGCCGCCCACCCTCACCCTGCAGTATTTCCCGCTGGACAAGGCCAGCGCCGTGCAGCCCTACGTGGGCGTCGGTGTGAACTACACCACCTTCTTCGACGAGCAGACCACCGACACCCTGACCAACGCCCTGGGCGCGGCGTCCACCGACATCGACCTGGACGACAGCGTGGGCCTGGCGGCGGAGCTCGGGCTGGACTGGATGCTGACCGATCACGTCGGCGTGAACGCGGCGGTGTGGTATGCGGACATCGATACCGAAGCGACCATCAAGGCCTACGACAGCAGCGGGGCCAAGGTGGCCACGGGCAAAGTCGACGTGGATATCGATCCGTTCGTGTACATGGTGGGACTGAGCTACCGGTTCTAG
- a CDS encoding ribonucleoside-diphosphate reductase subunit alpha, with product MMPSAAAAPTDAQEQTLALRVIKRNGQLVDFDASKISVAITKAFLAVEGEKAAGSARIHDSVRRVSRQVIQALSRRLQAGGTVHIEDIQDQVELALMRAEEQKVARAYVLYREAHAQERATQAPVEAHPTLTVSLANGQTVPLDVGLMKHQVEQACAGLDAVDAESVVEDAVRNLYDGIPEKDVLNALVMTARGRIEQEPDYSAVTARLLLEQLRLEAGQALSLPLDQTLAEVYPQALSSFIGFGIERELLDPALGEFDLERLGAEIKPERDRQFGFLGLQTLYDRYFVHFEDKRLELPQVFFMRVAMGLALREDDRNARAIEFYDLLSSFDYMASTPTLFNSGTRHSQLSSCYLTTVSDDLEGIYGAIKDNALLSKWAGGLGNDWTPVRSLGSHIKGTNGRSQGVVPFLKVVNDTAVAVNQGGKRKGAVCAYLESWHLDIEEFLELRKNTGDERRRTHDMNTANWVPDLLIERMRADADWTLFSPSDVGDLHDLYGNAFRARYEAYEAMAERGEIKLSKKISAKQLWRKMLTVLFETGHPWITFKDPCNLRSPQQHRGVVHSSNLCTEITLNTSADEIAVCNLGSVNLAAHIDNGELDVQRLEKTVNTAVRMLDNVIDINFYAVPQARNSNLRHRPVGMGIMGFQDALYRLGHAYASPEAVEFADLAMEQISYFALRTSALLAKERGAYESYEGSLWSQGILPIDSLNNLKEARREGDLSVNTETRLDWEPVRKLIAEYGIRNSNVMAIAPTATISNIVGVSQSIEPAYQNLFVKSNLSGEFTVINPSLVADLKAEGLWDNVMVNDLKYYDGSVQQIDRIPQAIKARYATAFEMDARWLVEAAARRQKWLDQAQSLNLYMAEPSGRKLDELYQLAWERGLKTTYYLRSLGATGAEKSTPVAAPAPKVCSIDEPDCEACQ from the coding sequence ATGATGCCCAGCGCTGCTGCCGCTCCAACCGATGCCCAGGAACAGACCCTGGCCCTCCGAGTCATCAAGCGAAACGGCCAGTTGGTCGATTTCGATGCCAGCAAGATCAGTGTCGCCATCACCAAGGCGTTCCTCGCCGTGGAAGGCGAGAAAGCCGCCGGTTCCGCCCGTATCCACGACAGCGTTCGCCGCGTCAGCCGTCAGGTCATCCAGGCTTTGAGCCGGCGCCTGCAGGCTGGCGGCACCGTGCACATCGAAGACATTCAGGATCAGGTGGAACTGGCCCTGATGCGCGCCGAGGAACAGAAGGTGGCCCGGGCCTACGTGCTGTACCGCGAAGCCCACGCCCAGGAACGTGCCACCCAGGCGCCGGTGGAAGCCCATCCCACCCTGACGGTCTCCCTGGCCAACGGCCAGACCGTGCCGCTGGACGTGGGCCTGATGAAACATCAGGTGGAGCAGGCCTGCGCCGGACTGGACGCGGTGGACGCCGAAAGCGTGGTGGAAGACGCCGTGCGCAACCTCTACGACGGCATTCCCGAGAAAGACGTGCTCAACGCCCTGGTCATGACCGCCCGCGGGCGCATCGAGCAGGAGCCGGACTACAGTGCCGTCACCGCCCGCCTGCTGCTGGAACAGCTGCGTCTGGAGGCCGGTCAGGCCCTGTCCCTGCCGCTCGATCAGACCCTGGCCGAGGTTTATCCACAGGCGCTGTCCAGTTTCATCGGTTTCGGGATCGAGCGTGAGCTGCTGGACCCGGCCCTGGGCGAGTTCGACCTGGAGCGCCTGGGCGCTGAAATCAAACCCGAGCGCGACCGGCAGTTCGGCTTCCTCGGCCTGCAGACCCTGTACGACCGCTACTTCGTCCATTTCGAGGACAAGCGCCTGGAGCTGCCGCAGGTCTTCTTCATGCGTGTCGCCATGGGCCTGGCTTTGCGCGAGGACGACCGCAACGCCCGCGCCATCGAGTTCTACGATCTGCTGTCGTCGTTCGACTACATGGCTTCCACGCCGACGCTGTTCAACAGTGGCACCCGGCACTCGCAGCTGTCCTCCTGCTACCTGACCACCGTGTCCGACGACCTGGAAGGCATCTACGGCGCCATCAAGGACAACGCGCTGCTGTCCAAGTGGGCCGGCGGCCTGGGCAACGACTGGACGCCGGTGCGTTCGCTGGGCTCCCATATCAAGGGCACCAACGGCCGCAGCCAGGGCGTCGTGCCGTTCCTGAAAGTGGTCAACGACACCGCCGTGGCGGTCAACCAGGGCGGCAAGCGCAAGGGCGCGGTCTGCGCTTACCTGGAAAGCTGGCACCTGGACATCGAGGAGTTCCTGGAACTGCGCAAGAACACCGGCGACGAGCGTCGCCGCACCCACGACATGAACACCGCCAACTGGGTACCGGACTTGCTGATCGAGCGCATGCGCGCCGACGCCGACTGGACCCTGTTCTCCCCCAGCGATGTGGGCGACCTGCACGACCTCTACGGCAACGCATTCCGCGCACGCTACGAGGCATACGAGGCCATGGCCGAGCGCGGCGAGATCAAGCTATCCAAGAAGATTTCCGCCAAGCAGCTCTGGCGCAAGATGCTGACTGTGCTGTTCGAGACCGGTCACCCCTGGATCACCTTCAAGGATCCCTGCAACCTGCGTTCGCCGCAGCAGCACAGGGGCGTGGTCCACTCCTCCAACCTGTGCACCGAGATCACCCTGAACACCAGCGCCGACGAGATCGCCGTGTGCAACCTGGGCTCGGTCAACCTGGCGGCCCACATCGACAACGGCGAGCTGGACGTTCAGCGCCTGGAGAAAACCGTCAACACGGCGGTTCGGATGCTCGACAACGTCATCGACATCAACTTCTACGCCGTGCCCCAGGCGCGCAACTCCAACCTGCGCCACCGTCCGGTGGGCATGGGCATCATGGGCTTCCAGGACGCGCTCTACCGTCTGGGTCACGCCTACGCCAGCCCGGAAGCGGTGGAATTCGCCGACCTGGCGATGGAACAGATCAGCTACTTCGCCCTGCGGACCTCCGCCCTGCTGGCGAAGGAGCGTGGCGCCTATGAAAGCTACGAGGGCTCGCTCTGGTCGCAGGGCATCCTGCCCATTGACTCGCTGAACAACCTCAAGGAAGCGCGTCGCGAGGGCGACCTGAGCGTCAACACCGAGACGCGCCTGGACTGGGAGCCGGTGCGCAAACTGATCGCCGAGTATGGCATTCGCAACTCCAACGTCATGGCCATTGCCCCGACTGCGACCATCTCCAACATCGTCGGCGTTAGCCAGTCCATCGAACCGGCGTACCAGAACCTTTTCGTCAAATCGAACCTGTCCGGCGAATTCACGGTGATCAATCCGTCGCTGGTGGCGGACCTGAAAGCCGAAGGCCTGTGGGACAACGTGATGGTCAACGACCTGAAGTATTACGACGGATCGGTACAACAGATCGACCGCATTCCGCAGGCCATCAAGGCCCGCTACGCCACCGCTTTCGAGATGGACGCCCGCTGGCTGGTGGAAGCCGCCGCGCGCCGCCAGAAATGGCTGGACCAGGCCCAGAGCCTGAACCTGTACATGGCCGAGCCGTCCGGTCGCAAGCTGGACGAACTCTATCAACTGGCGTGGGAACGCGGTCTGAAGACCACCTACTACCTGCGCTCGCTGGGCGCGACCGGCGCAGAGAAGAGTACGCCGGTGGCCGCCCCGGCGCCGAAGGTGTGCTCCATCGACGAGCCGGATTGCGAGGCGTGTCAGTAG
- a CDS encoding GNAT family N-acetyltransferase, whose protein sequence is MQQWIQDVELETPSVILRPLSVRDRDALLEAASDGRLWELWFTGVPSADTVDGYIERALTQKAAGESLPFVVVDKSSGDVIGSTRYCHVEAAHRRLEIGYTWYARRFQKTRVNTECKQALLTHAFETLHAIAVEFRTHWHNHASRQAIARLGAKQDGVLRNHHIEPDGAYRDTVVFSILESEWPTVKKSLAHKLARLGERG, encoded by the coding sequence ATGCAGCAATGGATTCAGGACGTCGAGCTCGAAACCCCCAGCGTCATCCTGCGACCGCTGTCGGTCCGCGACCGCGACGCGCTTCTCGAAGCGGCGTCCGATGGCCGCCTGTGGGAGCTCTGGTTCACCGGCGTGCCCTCGGCCGACACGGTCGACGGCTACATCGAGCGTGCCCTGACGCAGAAGGCGGCAGGCGAGTCACTGCCTTTCGTGGTTGTGGATAAGTCCTCCGGCGACGTCATCGGCAGCACCCGCTACTGTCACGTCGAAGCCGCCCATCGCCGCCTGGAAATCGGCTACACCTGGTACGCCCGGCGCTTCCAGAAGACCCGCGTCAACACCGAGTGCAAGCAGGCGCTGCTGACCCACGCCTTCGAAACGCTCCACGCCATTGCCGTGGAGTTCCGCACCCACTGGCACAACCACGCCTCGCGCCAGGCCATCGCCCGGCTGGGCGCCAAGCAGGACGGGGTGCTGCGCAACCATCACATCGAACCGGACGGCGCCTACCGGGACACGGTGGTGTTCTCGATCCTGGAAAGCGAGTGGCCGACGGTGAAGAAGTCCCTCGCCCACAAGCTGGCGCGCCTCGGCGAACGCGGCTGA
- a CDS encoding LysE family translocator: MELYLFFLLVATATAFSPGPGVVMTLSNALRGGWRETAGGILGIAAGALLVAVLSATGLGVLLMTSAAAFTVLKVIGAIYLCYLGIKLWRSPSLPVRVEGAERTVVRPGRRFVEAMMLQVTNPKVLLFFLSVFPQFINDRSAYLERFLLLSLTYALVVMVVHTVYAGFAMRARHWLLSERGGRLVNRTAGGLLVFFGGVLATAHR; this comes from the coding sequence ATGGAGTTGTACCTGTTTTTCCTGCTGGTGGCGACTGCCACCGCATTCAGCCCCGGCCCGGGCGTGGTGATGACCCTGTCCAACGCCTTGCGCGGTGGCTGGCGGGAAACGGCGGGCGGCATCCTGGGCATTGCTGCCGGCGCGTTGTTGGTGGCGGTGCTGTCCGCCACCGGTCTTGGCGTACTGCTGATGACGTCGGCGGCCGCCTTCACCGTGCTCAAGGTGATCGGCGCCATCTACCTGTGTTACCTGGGCATCAAGCTGTGGCGTTCGCCGTCGCTCCCGGTCCGGGTGGAGGGGGCCGAGCGCACCGTTGTCCGCCCCGGCCGGCGTTTCGTCGAAGCGATGATGCTGCAGGTCACCAACCCCAAGGTGCTGCTGTTCTTCCTGTCGGTCTTCCCCCAGTTTATCAACGACCGCAGCGCCTATCTCGAGCGTTTCCTGCTGCTGTCGCTGACCTACGCGCTGGTGGTGATGGTGGTGCACACCGTGTACGCCGGATTCGCCATGCGCGCCCGTCACTGGCTGCTGTCCGAGCGCGGCGGGCGGCTGGTGAACCGCACAGCCGGCGGACTGCTGGTGTTCTTCGGCGGCGTGCTGGCCACGGCGCATCGTTAG
- a CDS encoding DEAD/DEAH box helicase: MSFASLGLSEALVRATRDQGYETPSPIQAQAIPAVLSGGDVMAAAQTGTGKTAGFTLPLLQRLAEMPRRGKGVRALILAPTRELAAQVGESVALYGRHQSIRSAVVFGGVKINPQIRTLRQGVDVLVATPGRLLDLHQQGVVSFDGLETLVLDEADRMLDMGFIRDIRKVLSLLPKQRQNLLFSATFSPDIRKLAEGLLNDPVQVEVAARNTTAETVRQTVHPVDQTQKSALLSRLVHDNDWQQVLVFTRTKHGANRLSQKLERDGITAAAIHGNKSQNARTRALASFKDGDIRVLVATDIAARGLDIKQLPQVVNFELPNVPEDYVHRIGRTGRAGADGHAVSLVSADEGKLLGGIERLIKKELPREVVDGFEPSVEITTKGGPGGNGGRGRGNGQRNGGNRNGGNGNGRRNNRSRGRGQGARSSGQRNAGRQDG; this comes from the coding sequence ATGAGTTTTGCTTCACTCGGCTTGTCCGAGGCGCTGGTGCGCGCGACCCGCGACCAGGGCTACGAAACCCCGTCCCCGATCCAGGCCCAGGCTATTCCGGCCGTGCTGTCCGGCGGTGACGTCATGGCCGCGGCCCAGACCGGCACCGGCAAGACCGCCGGTTTCACCCTGCCGTTGCTGCAGCGTCTGGCGGAAATGCCGCGTCGGGGCAAGGGCGTGCGCGCGCTGATCCTGGCGCCGACCCGTGAACTGGCGGCCCAGGTGGGCGAGAGCGTGGCCCTGTATGGACGTCACCAGTCGATCCGTTCGGCGGTGGTGTTCGGCGGCGTGAAGATCAACCCGCAGATCCGCACCCTGCGTCAGGGCGTGGACGTGCTGGTGGCAACGCCGGGCCGGTTGCTGGACCTGCACCAGCAGGGCGTGGTCAGCTTCGACGGGCTGGAAACCCTGGTGCTGGACGAAGCCGATCGCATGCTGGATATGGGCTTTATCCGCGACATCCGCAAAGTCCTGTCCCTGCTGCCGAAACAGCGTCAGAACCTGCTGTTTTCCGCCACCTTCTCGCCGGACATCCGCAAGCTGGCGGAAGGCCTGCTGAACGACCCGGTCCAGGTGGAAGTGGCCGCCCGCAACACCACGGCGGAAACCGTTCGCCAGACCGTGCATCCGGTGGACCAGACCCAGAAGTCCGCGCTCCTGAGCCGGCTGGTGCACGACAACGACTGGCAGCAGGTGCTGGTGTTCACCCGCACCAAGCACGGCGCCAACCGCCTGTCCCAGAAGCTGGAACGCGACGGCATTACCGCTGCGGCGATCCACGGCAACAAGTCCCAGAACGCTCGCACCCGGGCCCTGGCCAGCTTCAAGGACGGCGACATCCGCGTCCTGGTGGCCACCGACATCGCCGCTCGCGGTCTGGACATCAAGCAGTTGCCCCAGGTGGTCAATTTCGAGCTGCCCAATGTGCCGGAAGACTACGTGCACCGCATCGGCCGCACCGGCCGGGCCGGCGCCGATGGTCACGCGGTATCGCTGGTCAGTGCCGACGAAGGCAAACTGCTGGGCGGTATCGAGCGGCTGATCAAGAAAGAGCTGCCGCGTGAGGTCGTGGACGGTTTTGAACCCAGTGTGGAAATCACCACCAAAGGCGGCCCGGGCGGCAATGGCGGTCGTGGGCGCGGCAACGGCCAGCGTAACGGCGGCAACCGGAACGGTGGTAATGGCAACGGCCGTCGCAATAACCGTAGCCGTGGTCGCGGGCAGGGCGCCCGTTCTTCCGGGCAGCGCAACGCCGGTCGTCAGGACGGCTAA
- a CDS encoding NADH:flavin oxidoreductase gives MSMNLGPLFEPFESENLTLRNRVAMAPMTRNFSPGNVPGDNVVDYYRRRAEGGVGLLITEGTTVNHKAANGYENVPAFHGTEALAGWKKVVDAVHDAGGKIFPQLWHVGAVRKEGMEPDGSVPGYSPSGLYAPGKPNGKAMTQDDIADVVQAFADAAQDAKAIGFDGVEIHGAHGYLIDQFFWEGTNQRDDEYGGSMANRQRLAIEIIEAVRHRVGPDFPIMLRFSQWKMQDYEAKLARTPAELEAFLKPLVDAGVDIFHASTRRFWEPEFEGSDLNLAGWTQKLSGKPTMSVGSVGLTEDFISGTFASKKEAVEQSGIDELVERMNNHEFELIAVGRALLQDPEWLVKVKDGRIGEVEPFAKKSLAKLY, from the coding sequence ATGTCGATGAATCTCGGACCCCTGTTTGAGCCATTCGAGAGCGAGAACCTGACCCTGCGCAACCGCGTCGCCATGGCGCCCATGACCCGCAACTTCTCCCCGGGCAACGTACCGGGCGACAACGTGGTGGATTACTACCGTCGTCGTGCCGAAGGCGGTGTGGGCCTGCTGATCACCGAAGGCACCACGGTTAACCACAAGGCCGCCAACGGTTATGAGAACGTACCGGCCTTCCACGGCACCGAGGCCCTGGCGGGCTGGAAGAAGGTGGTGGACGCGGTTCACGACGCCGGCGGTAAGATCTTCCCGCAGCTGTGGCACGTGGGCGCCGTGCGTAAGGAAGGCATGGAACCGGATGGGTCCGTGCCGGGCTACAGTCCTTCCGGCCTTTACGCTCCGGGTAAGCCCAACGGCAAGGCGATGACCCAGGACGACATCGCCGACGTGGTGCAGGCGTTTGCCGATGCGGCTCAGGACGCCAAGGCCATCGGCTTCGACGGTGTGGAAATCCACGGCGCCCACGGCTACCTGATCGACCAGTTTTTCTGGGAAGGCACCAACCAGCGTGACGACGAGTACGGCGGCAGCATGGCCAACCGGCAGCGCCTGGCCATCGAGATCATCGAGGCCGTGCGTCACCGCGTGGGTCCGGATTTCCCAATCATGCTGCGTTTTTCCCAGTGGAAGATGCAGGACTACGAGGCCAAGCTGGCCAGGACGCCGGCAGAGCTGGAAGCCTTCCTCAAGCCGCTGGTGGATGCGGGAGTGGATATCTTCCACGCCTCCACGCGCCGTTTCTGGGAGCCGGAGTTCGAAGGCTCCGACCTGAACCTGGCGGGCTGGACGCAGAAGCTCTCCGGCAAGCCCACCATGTCCGTGGGCAGCGTCGGTCTGACCGAGGACTTCATCAGCGGCACCTTTGCGTCCAAGAAGGAAGCGGTGGAGCAGTCCGGCATCGACGAGCTGGTGGAACGCATGAACAACCACGAGTTCGAGCTGATCGCCGTGGGCCGCGCCCTGCTGCAGGATCCGGAATGGCTGGTGAAGGTGAAGGATGGCCGCATCGGCGAGGTGGAGCCGTTCGCCAAGAAGTCGCTGGCGAAGCTTTACTGA
- a CDS encoding winged helix-turn-helix transcriptional regulator — MARKRFDDSNCSVARALNQVGDWWSLLIVLQAMYGTRRFVDFQQELGIARNILCDRLGRLVENGVLRKEEVGEHGSRQEYRLTEKGRDLFPVVVALRQWGDKWNPAPSCPPLDLRDRVSGQPIRTMTVQSAQGDPLSVRDVFMPETDAIDDPERHTG; from the coding sequence ATGGCCAGAAAACGCTTTGATGATTCCAATTGCTCCGTCGCCCGGGCCCTGAACCAGGTGGGGGACTGGTGGTCGCTGCTGATTGTCCTGCAGGCAATGTACGGTACCCGCCGCTTCGTCGATTTCCAGCAGGAACTGGGCATCGCCCGCAATATTCTCTGCGACCGCCTGGGGCGGCTGGTGGAGAACGGCGTATTGCGCAAGGAGGAAGTGGGCGAGCACGGCTCCCGGCAGGAGTACCGCTTGACCGAGAAAGGTCGCGACCTGTTCCCGGTCGTGGTGGCGTTGCGTCAATGGGGCGACAAGTGGAATCCGGCGCCGAGCTGCCCACCTTTGGATCTGCGCGACCGGGTCAGCGGACAGCCGATCCGCACCATGACCGTCCAGAGCGCCCAGGGCGACCCGCTGTCGGTACGCGATGTGTTCATGCCCGAGACCGACGCCATCGACGATCCGGAGCGTCACACCGGCTGA
- a CDS encoding M23 family metallopeptidase: MQSGHEQRGRTRRRWCLLGLLWPFALSAQESDTLQTGRELTERFYAGQTDALWDRFNPAMREALGSRQQFAAFQQQVAGQLGDEQAVLSENVAPAARYQVYLRQATFEQGPGPVVIQWTVTDADQVAGFFIQPAQAAPSPYTDYQTHARLRLPFRGDWFVYWGGRDVASNYHARARDQRYAYDFLRLEDGRSYRGEGTQNGDYYCFGEPILAPAPGTVLAVENELPDNAPGAMDPLRPLGNHVILDLGQGEYAFFAHFRQGSVAVETGDQVATGDTLGACGNSGNSSEPHLHFHLQDSPQPFGGDGLPAAFMDYRVDGETVERGEPVRGERIRPLAK, from the coding sequence ATGCAATCGGGACATGAACAACGCGGCCGCACACGCCGGCGCTGGTGCTTATTGGGCCTGCTATGGCCTTTCGCACTGAGCGCCCAGGAAAGTGACACCCTGCAGACCGGGCGTGAGCTGACCGAACGGTTCTACGCCGGCCAGACCGACGCGCTTTGGGATCGCTTCAATCCGGCCATGCGCGAAGCGCTGGGGAGCCGCCAGCAGTTCGCGGCCTTCCAGCAGCAGGTCGCCGGGCAGTTGGGCGACGAGCAGGCCGTCCTGTCCGAGAACGTGGCGCCGGCCGCCCGGTACCAGGTGTATCTGCGCCAGGCCACGTTTGAGCAGGGACCCGGTCCCGTCGTGATCCAGTGGACCGTGACCGACGCCGACCAGGTGGCGGGTTTCTTTATCCAGCCGGCGCAGGCCGCCCCGAGCCCTTATACCGATTACCAGACCCATGCCCGGCTGCGTTTGCCGTTCCGCGGAGACTGGTTCGTCTACTGGGGCGGCCGCGACGTGGCCTCCAACTACCACGCCCGCGCCCGGGACCAGCGCTACGCCTACGATTTCCTGCGCCTGGAGGACGGGCGGTCCTACCGCGGCGAGGGAACGCAAAATGGCGATTACTACTGTTTCGGCGAGCCGATTCTGGCGCCGGCGCCCGGCACCGTGCTGGCGGTGGAGAACGAGCTGCCGGACAACGCGCCGGGCGCCATGGACCCGCTCCGGCCGCTGGGCAATCACGTCATTCTCGATCTGGGGCAGGGGGAATACGCGTTCTTCGCCCATTTCCGCCAGGGCAGCGTGGCCGTCGAAACGGGCGATCAGGTAGCGACCGGTGACACGCTGGGGGCGTGTGGCAACAGCGGCAATTCCAGCGAACCCCACCTGCATTTCCACCTGCAGGATTCGCCCCAACCGTTCGGCGGCGATGGCCTGCCCGCGGCGTTCATGGATTACCGGGTGGATGGCGAAACGGTCGAGCGGGGCGAGCCGGTGCGCGGCGAACGCATCCGGCCGCTGGCGAAGTGA
- a CDS encoding ribonucleotide-diphosphate reductase subunit beta: MLDWDDEPKTQKQSRAPGEGPAPVNVDDKRVINGETDINQLAPFKYPWAWEYFMNANKNHWTPLDVNMSQDIHDYHHRLNDAEKHVYENVLAYLTTADILAMRNIGLAVMEKMSAPELQIYQARQVYEESMHTWAYQHCIETLNLDQSEIYNRYRVVPEINRKIQLANRRLDAAMRPDMNLRNPDDLHEFVMSYLFFAAVFEGAWFYNGFSPIFALQRRGLMRGTGEQLQYILRDEAMHFSFGLKVVNQIFEEENITLDPKALREMWDEAEAAENDYANYILRDPILGYSAEYHREQFRFIANRRARTVGLEEPFPGAKNVSPWLDEQATMRKEKNFFETRVIEYQTGAQLEW; the protein is encoded by the coding sequence ATGCTGGACTGGGACGACGAACCCAAGACGCAAAAACAATCCCGAGCTCCGGGCGAAGGCCCGGCGCCGGTCAACGTCGACGACAAGCGCGTGATCAATGGCGAGACCGACATCAACCAGCTCGCCCCGTTCAAGTATCCCTGGGCCTGGGAATACTTCATGAACGCCAACAAGAACCACTGGACGCCCCTGGACGTGAACATGTCCCAGGACATCCACGACTACCACCATCGCCTCAACGACGCCGAAAAGCACGTCTACGAGAACGTGCTGGCCTACCTGACCACGGCCGACATCCTCGCCATGCGCAACATCGGCCTGGCGGTGATGGAAAAGATGAGCGCGCCGGAACTGCAGATCTACCAGGCCCGCCAGGTCTACGAGGAATCCATGCACACCTGGGCCTACCAGCACTGCATCGAGACCCTGAACCTGGACCAGAGCGAGATCTACAACCGCTACCGTGTGGTGCCGGAAATCAACCGCAAGATCCAGCTGGCCAACCGCCGCCTGGACGCCGCCATGCGCCCGGACATGAACCTGCGCAACCCGGACGACCTGCACGAGTTCGTCATGTCCTACCTGTTCTTTGCGGCGGTTTTCGAGGGGGCCTGGTTCTACAACGGCTTCAGCCCGATCTTTGCCCTCCAGCGCCGTGGTCTGATGCGCGGTACCGGCGAGCAGCTGCAGTACATCCTGCGGGACGAGGCGATGCACTTCTCGTTCGGGCTCAAGGTGGTCAACCAGATCTTCGAGGAAGAGAACATCACCCTCGACCCGAAGGCCCTGCGCGAGATGTGGGACGAGGCCGAAGCCGCCGAGAACGACTACGCCAACTACATCCTGCGCGACCCGATCCTGGGCTACTCGGCGGAATACCACCGCGAGCAGTTCCGCTTTATCGCCAATCGCCGGGCGCGCACCGTGGGGCTGGAAGAGCCGTTCCCCGGGGCGAAGAACGTCTCGCCCTGGCTGGATGAGCAGGCGACGATGCGCAAGGAGAAGAACTTCTTCGAGACCCGTGTGATCGAGTACCAGACCGGCGCGCAGCTGGAGTGGTAA